Proteins encoded in a region of the Pseudomonas shahriarae genome:
- the yedA gene encoding drug/metabolite exporter YedA: MPGPRRFPLPLIAAFFALYVIWGSTYLVIRIGVEYWPPLMLAGIRFCTAGALMYGYLRWRGVPAPTWAQWKAAGMIGILLLTFGNGAVSVAEHSGVTSGVAALAVATVPLFTLLCGYFWGARNTRLEWAGVILGMIGIAMLNMGSNLQSSPLGAGLLLFAAASWAFGSVWSRHLPLPQGAMASAAEMLIAGVVLLIGSALKGEHLQAMPPVEGWLALAYLTVFGSIIAFNAYMYLLKHVRPAAATSYAYVNPAVAVLLGIVFVGETIGLEEALAMLVIISAVLLISLPQWRKPKPEIR; the protein is encoded by the coding sequence ATGCCTGGCCCACGTCGTTTTCCCTTACCGTTGATCGCAGCTTTTTTTGCGCTGTATGTGATTTGGGGGTCTACCTACCTGGTGATCCGTATTGGCGTGGAGTACTGGCCGCCGCTGATGTTGGCGGGGATTCGCTTCTGTACTGCGGGGGCGCTGATGTATGGCTACCTGCGCTGGCGCGGGGTGCCGGCACCGACCTGGGCGCAGTGGAAGGCCGCGGGCATGATCGGCATCTTGCTGCTGACCTTCGGTAATGGCGCAGTGAGTGTGGCTGAACACAGCGGCGTGACTTCCGGTGTCGCTGCGCTGGCCGTGGCGACGGTGCCGTTGTTTACCTTGCTCTGTGGATATTTCTGGGGCGCGCGTAATACCCGTCTGGAGTGGGCCGGGGTGATTCTGGGGATGATCGGCATTGCCATGCTCAATATGGGCTCCAACCTGCAATCGAGCCCGTTGGGCGCGGGGCTGCTGTTGTTTGCCGCCGCTTCCTGGGCTTTTGGTTCGGTATGGAGCCGGCACTTGCCGTTGCCCCAGGGCGCCATGGCCAGCGCCGCCGAAATGCTGATCGCCGGGGTGGTGCTGTTGATCGGCAGTGCACTCAAGGGCGAGCACCTGCAAGCGATGCCCCCGGTGGAAGGCTGGCTGGCCCTGGCTTACCTGACCGTCTTTGGCTCGATCATCGCCTTCAACGCTTATATGTACCTGCTCAAGCACGTGCGTCCGGCAGCGGCCACCAGCTATGCCTACGTCAACCCGGCGGTGGCGGTGTTGCTGGGCATCGTGTTTGTCGGCGAGACCATTGGCCTGGAAGAAGCCCTGGCGATGTTGGTGATTATCAGCGCCGTGTTGTTGATCAGCCTGCCCCAGTGGCGCAAGCCGAAGCCGGAAATAAGGTAA
- a CDS encoding NYN domain-containing protein, giving the protein MKKIAVFADVQNLYYTVRQAYGCHFNYAALWADISQRGQIVEAYAYAIDRGDSKQQQFQQILRNLGFTVKLKPYIQRSDGSAKGDWDVGITIDIMDAAAHVDEVVLASGDGDFDMLLDRIIHKHGVEAVAYGVPGLTANSLIRAASRYVPIEGALLLK; this is encoded by the coding sequence GTGAAAAAAATTGCAGTGTTCGCCGATGTGCAGAACCTCTATTACACCGTGCGCCAGGCCTATGGCTGCCACTTCAACTACGCCGCCCTGTGGGCCGATATCAGCCAGCGCGGGCAGATCGTCGAGGCGTACGCCTATGCCATCGACCGTGGCGACAGCAAGCAGCAGCAATTCCAGCAGATCCTGCGCAACCTGGGCTTTACCGTGAAGCTCAAGCCGTACATCCAGCGCAGCGATGGCTCGGCCAAGGGCGACTGGGACGTGGGCATCACCATCGACATCATGGACGCCGCCGCCCATGTCGACGAAGTGGTGCTGGCCTCGGGTGATGGCGATTTCGATATGTTGCTCGACCGCATCATCCATAAACATGGCGTCGAAGCCGTGGCCTACGGCGTGCCGGGGCTGACGGCCAATTCGTTGATCCGCGCGGCCAGTCGCTACGTGCCTATCGAAGGCGCGTTGTTGCTCAAATAG
- a CDS encoding DEAD/DEAH box helicase — protein sequence MTFATLGLIEPLLRALEALGYQTPTPVQAQAIPAVLAGRDLMAAAQTGTGKTAGFAVPLLQRLTMEGPKVTANSVRALILCPTRELAEQVHASVAQYAEHLPLTTYAVYGGVSINPQMMKLRKGVDVLVATPGRLIDLFRQNALKLNQLQTLVLDEADRMLDLGFSEELANIYRMLPKKRQTLLFSATFSDDIRLLAGQMLIDPLSIEVSPRNVAANTVKQWVVPVDKKRKAELFVHLMRKGKWKQVLVFAKTRNGVDALVDKLQGLGINADGIHGDKPQATRQRALDRFKASEVQILVATDVAARGLDIEDLPMVVNFDLPIVAEDYIHRIGRTGRAGNTGEAISLVCADEVNMLSAIEMLTRQTLTRKMEQDFEPEHRVPDTDASGQVVKKPKKPKKPKTSGGGGKRNLGKWVESGEVAAEPSIKPVRKVPVFNTGPRKKK from the coding sequence ATGACTTTCGCCACACTTGGCCTGATCGAACCCTTGCTGCGCGCCCTTGAGGCGCTTGGCTACCAGACCCCGACGCCGGTGCAGGCGCAAGCCATTCCGGCGGTGCTGGCCGGTCGCGACCTGATGGCTGCGGCCCAGACCGGCACCGGCAAGACCGCCGGCTTCGCCGTGCCGCTCCTGCAACGGTTGACCATGGAAGGGCCAAAAGTCACCGCCAACTCGGTGCGTGCGCTGATCCTGTGCCCGACCCGCGAGCTGGCCGAGCAGGTTCACGCCAGCGTCGCCCAGTACGCCGAGCACCTGCCGTTGACCACCTACGCGGTATATGGCGGCGTCAGCATCAACCCGCAAATGATGAAGCTGCGCAAGGGTGTCGACGTGCTGGTGGCCACCCCCGGCCGCCTGATCGACCTGTTCCGCCAGAACGCGCTGAAACTCAATCAGCTGCAAACCCTGGTGCTGGATGAAGCCGACCGCATGCTCGACCTGGGTTTTTCCGAAGAGCTGGCGAACATTTACCGCATGCTGCCGAAAAAGCGTCAGACCCTGCTGTTTTCTGCGACCTTCTCCGATGACATCCGCCTGCTGGCCGGGCAGATGCTTATTGACCCGCTGAGCATCGAAGTCAGCCCGCGCAACGTCGCTGCCAACACCGTCAAGCAATGGGTGGTGCCGGTGGACAAGAAGCGCAAGGCGGAGCTGTTTGTGCATCTGATGCGCAAGGGCAAGTGGAAGCAGGTGCTGGTGTTCGCCAAGACCCGCAACGGTGTGGATGCATTGGTAGACAAGCTACAAGGCCTGGGGATCAATGCCGACGGCATCCACGGCGACAAGCCACAAGCCACGCGCCAGCGGGCACTGGACCGTTTCAAGGCCAGCGAGGTGCAGATCCTGGTGGCCACCGATGTGGCGGCCCGTGGCCTGGATATCGAAGATTTGCCGATGGTGGTCAACTTTGACCTGCCCATCGTCGCCGAGGACTACATCCACCGTATCGGCCGTACCGGCCGGGCCGGCAACACCGGCGAGGCGATTTCCCTGGTGTGTGCCGATGAAGTGAACATGCTCTCGGCCATCGAGATGCTGACCCGCCAGACCCTGACCCGCAAAATGGAACAGGACTTCGAACCGGAGCACCGCGTGCCCGACACCGATGCCAGCGGGCAGGTGGTGAAGAAGCCGAAAAAACCGAAGAAGCCTAAGACGTCTGGGGGTGGCGGTAAGCGCAACCTGGGCAAGTGGGTGGAAAGCGGGGAAGTGGCGGCGGAACCGTCGATCAAGCCGGTGCGCAAAGTGCCTGTGTTTAATACCGGGCCGCGTAAGAAGAAGTAA
- a CDS encoding 3'-5' exonuclease: MERIAVIDFETTGISPSSSCRATEIAVVILEQGQIVDRYQSLMNAGVRVPGFIEQLTGISNAMLRSAPPAERVMNEVNEFVGTTPLLAHNAAFDQKFWDFELGLIRRTRLQKFACSLLLARRLMPTAPNHKLGTLTSYAQLPHTGKAHRAMADAEMAANLTAHLAQELRRTHGLRELTHDLLCSLQKVPAAKINDHLKKHRGF; this comes from the coding sequence TTGGAACGTATAGCGGTCATCGACTTTGAAACCACCGGCATCTCGCCGAGCAGCAGTTGCCGGGCCACGGAAATCGCCGTGGTCATCCTGGAGCAGGGCCAGATCGTGGACCGCTACCAGAGCCTGATGAACGCCGGTGTGCGCGTGCCGGGGTTTATCGAGCAGCTGACCGGCATCAGCAATGCCATGCTGCGCAGCGCGCCGCCGGCCGAGCGGGTGATGAACGAGGTCAATGAATTTGTTGGCACCACGCCGCTACTGGCGCACAACGCCGCGTTCGACCAGAAGTTCTGGGACTTCGAACTGGGCCTGATCCGCCGCACCCGCCTGCAAAAATTCGCCTGCTCGCTGCTCCTGGCCCGCCGGCTGATGCCCACGGCGCCCAACCACAAACTCGGCACCCTGACGTCTTATGCGCAATTGCCCCACACCGGCAAGGCTCACCGGGCGATGGCGGATGCTGAAATGGCGGCCAACCTCACCGCCCACCTGGCCCAGGAACTGCGCCGCACCCACGGCTTGCGCGAGTTGACCCATGATCTGCTGTGCAGCCTGCAAAAAGTGCCGGCAGCGAAGATCAATGACCATCTGAAGAAACATCGCGGGTTCTGA
- a CDS encoding TIGR03862 family flavoprotein codes for MPQIPAQPFHVTIIGGGPAGLMAAEVLSQAGVRVDLYDGMPSVGRKFLLAGVGGMNITHSEAYPAFLSRYAERASDIAPLLGQFGAEALCEWIHGLGIETFVGSSGRVFPTDMKAAPLLRAWLKRLRDQGVVIHTRHRWLGWNADGGLIIHSPEGEKTVHSDAVLLALGGGSWSRLGSDGAWLKLLEDQGVPCTPLQPSNCGFEVSAWSELMVSKFAGAPLKNVAIGLADDKPRLGECVITATGIEGSLIYALSAPIREAINRDGSATVHIDLLPGKPLDKVQAALAKPRGSRSMSKHLHSQLGLDGVKAALLRELAPTGHFNDPAQLAVNIKALPLTLVKTRPMDEAISTAGGVPFEALDERLMLTQLPGVFCAGEMLDWEAPTGGYLLTGCFASGRMAGRGMLEWLQRR; via the coding sequence ATGCCTCAGATCCCAGCCCAGCCTTTTCACGTCACGATCATCGGCGGCGGCCCCGCCGGGCTGATGGCTGCCGAAGTCCTGAGCCAGGCCGGGGTCCGGGTGGACCTGTATGACGGCATGCCATCGGTGGGGCGCAAGTTCCTGCTGGCGGGCGTGGGCGGCATGAATATCACCCACTCCGAAGCCTACCCGGCATTTCTTTCACGCTACGCCGAACGCGCGTCGGACATTGCCCCCTTGCTGGGCCAGTTTGGTGCCGAGGCGTTGTGCGAATGGATTCATGGCTTGGGCATCGAAACCTTTGTCGGCAGCTCCGGCCGTGTGTTTCCTACCGACATGAAAGCCGCCCCCCTGCTGCGCGCCTGGCTCAAGCGCCTGCGCGACCAGGGGGTAGTTATCCACACCCGGCATCGCTGGCTGGGCTGGAATGCCGACGGCGGCTTAATTATCCACAGCCCGGAGGGCGAGAAGACTGTCCACAGCGATGCCGTGCTGCTGGCCCTGGGTGGCGGCAGTTGGTCGCGCCTGGGCTCGGACGGTGCCTGGCTCAAGTTGCTGGAAGACCAAGGCGTGCCCTGCACCCCGCTGCAGCCCAGCAACTGCGGCTTCGAGGTGTCAGCCTGGAGCGAATTAATGGTGAGCAAATTCGCCGGCGCGCCGCTGAAAAACGTCGCCATAGGGTTGGCGGATGACAAACCCCGCCTGGGCGAATGCGTGATCACCGCAACCGGTATCGAGGGCAGTCTGATCTACGCGCTGTCGGCGCCGATTCGCGAAGCGATCAACCGCGACGGTTCAGCCACCGTGCACATCGACCTGCTGCCGGGCAAGCCGCTGGACAAGGTGCAGGCCGCATTGGCCAAGCCCCGTGGCTCACGCTCGATGAGCAAGCATTTGCACAGTCAGTTGGGCCTGGATGGGGTAAAGGCTGCGCTGTTACGCGAGTTGGCGCCCACAGGTCACTTCAATGATCCGGCGCAGTTGGCTGTGAATATCAAGGCACTGCCACTGACGCTGGTAAAAACCCGGCCGATGGATGAAGCCATCAGCACCGCCGGCGGCGTACCGTTTGAAGCGCTGGATGAGCGCTTGATGCTCACGCAGCTACCGGGGGTATTTTGTGCCGGGGAGATGCTGGACTGGGAGGCACCGACAGGTGGGTATTTACTGACGGGGTGTTTTGCCAGTGGGCGGATGGCGGGGCGTGGCATGCTGGAGTGGCTCCAGCGCCGATAG
- a CDS encoding Lrp/AsnC family transcriptional regulator, with the protein MDKYDRMLLSALLKDGRATYAQLARTVNLSAPAVAERVAKLEASGVITGYQAKVDLSKIGLPIQCTIELRLTKNGSQKVYDALAEIPELTECHRVTGDPCVIMQAAVGSMPELESLINRVAKFGFSKTSIILSSAVERRLPLGYLEGKNGGA; encoded by the coding sequence ATGGACAAATACGATCGCATGCTTCTCAGCGCCCTGCTCAAGGATGGGCGCGCCACTTACGCGCAACTGGCCCGCACCGTAAACCTCTCCGCCCCCGCCGTGGCTGAACGCGTGGCCAAGCTGGAGGCCAGCGGAGTGATCACCGGTTACCAGGCCAAGGTCGACCTGTCCAAGATCGGCCTGCCGATCCAGTGCACGATTGAACTGCGCTTGACCAAAAACGGCAGCCAGAAAGTCTACGACGCGCTGGCAGAAATCCCCGAACTGACCGAATGCCATCGGGTCACCGGCGACCCGTGCGTGATCATGCAGGCGGCGGTGGGTTCGATGCCGGAACTGGAAAGCCTGATCAACAGGGTGGCGAAATTCGGGTTCAGCAAAACCTCGATCATCTTGTCGAGCGCCGTAGAGCGGCGGTTGCCGTTGGGGTATTTGGAGGGAAAGAATGGCGGCGCCTGA